From the genome of Alphaproteobacteria bacterium, one region includes:
- a CDS encoding cytochrome c family protein — protein sequence MKTLIAAAALSIMTVATPTLVYAQDVDAGKKVFRRCTACHTVDEGGKNKVGPNLWEIFGSTAGARPTGYKYSDAMKASGIVWDDATMSEYLENPRKMVPKTRMAFPGLKKPEQRADVIAYLKSVTQ from the coding sequence GTGAAAACACTCATTGCCGCCGCCGCCCTGTCCATCATGACCGTTGCCACCCCGACCCTGGTTTACGCGCAAGACGTCGACGCCGGTAAGAAGGTGTTCCGCCGCTGCACCGCCTGCCACACGGTGGACGAAGGCGGGAAGAACAAGGTGGGGCCAAATCTCTGGGAAATCTTCGGCAGCACCGCCGGTGCCCGACCGACCGGATACAAATACTCCGACGCGATGAAAGCGTCGGGCATCGTCTGGGACGACGCGACGATGTCGGAGTATCTGGAAAACCCGCGCAAGATGGTGCCGAAGACCCGCATGGCCTTCCCGGGCCTCAAGAAGCCCGAACAGCGCGCCGACGTGATCGCCTATCTGAAGAGCGTCACCCAGTAG
- a CDS encoding heme ABC transporter permease, with protein MKLLHRFANPARFSRIAARVLPWSATLTGLLFAAGIYFVLIVSPADYQQGDTVRIMYVHVPSAWMAMACYTFIAVMSATSLIWKHPLADIAARAAAPLGAGFTIIVLTTGSLWGKPTWGTWWVWDARLTSVLVLFFLYLGHIALTHAFDNPQRGAKAAAVLALVGFVNIPIIKFSVDWWNTLHQPASLTRLDRPAIDPAMLTPLLLMGLAFMAYFVTMLLIRMRADLNAARARALQLSAAE; from the coding sequence GTGAAATTGCTCCATCGCTTCGCAAATCCCGCCCGCTTCTCGCGCATCGCCGCGCGGGTTCTGCCCTGGTCGGCCACGCTGACCGGCCTGCTGTTCGCCGCCGGTATCTATTTCGTACTGATCGTGTCGCCGGCCGACTATCAGCAGGGCGACACCGTGCGCATCATGTATGTGCATGTGCCCTCGGCCTGGATGGCGATGGCCTGCTACACCTTCATCGCCGTCATGAGCGCGACATCGCTGATCTGGAAGCACCCGCTGGCGGACATCGCCGCGCGCGCCGCGGCCCCCCTGGGCGCGGGCTTCACGATCATCGTCCTGACCACCGGCAGCCTTTGGGGCAAGCCCACCTGGGGCACATGGTGGGTGTGGGACGCACGGCTCACCTCGGTGCTGGTGCTGTTCTTTCTTTATCTCGGCCATATCGCGCTAACCCACGCCTTCGACAATCCGCAACGCGGCGCGAAGGCCGCTGCCGTGCTGGCTCTGGTCGGATTCGTGAACATTCCGATCATCAAATTCTCGGTCGACTGGTGGAACACCCTGCACCAGCCCGCCAGCCTGACCCGCCTCGACCGGCCGGCAATCGACCCGGCGATGCTGACGCCATTGCTGCTGATGGGCCTCGCCTTCATGGCCTACTTCGTCACCATGCTGCTGATCCGGATGCGCGCCGACCTGAACGCCGCCCGCGCCCGGGCGCTGCAGCTTTCCGCCGCCGAATAG
- a CDS encoding heme lyase CcmF/NrfE family subunit encodes MIAEIGQYVLIAALVLAGIQAVVPLWGAARGAAGLMALGDRTAIAQAAALLIAFAALTHGFVTSDFSLSVVYQNSHSLKPLLYKVSGVWGNHEGSMLLWVLVLALFSAAVAVWGRNLPPALKARVLSIQAMIGFAFLAFIIFTSNPFTRLSPAPLDGTGLNPLLQDPGLAFHPPLLYLGYVGFSMAFSFAIAALIEGRVDAAWGRWVRPWTLAAWTFLTGGIALGSWWAYYELGWGGWWFWDPVENASFMPWLFGTALLHSSVVVEKRDALKSWTILLAILTFSMSLLGTFLVRSGVLTSVHAFATDPERGVFILAILAIAIGGALTLFAVRAPGMKGGGLFAPASREGALVANNMLLTLAAATVLLGTLYPLILEALSGGESRVSVGPPFFNATFGPIMVPLVLLVALGPLMAWKRGNLRTASHKLVPAAIAAILAIAVTFLAVPDGPALAPFAMGLAAWLGAGTIAEWGGRIRLFSSPPTVALRRLSGQPRSASGMSLAHLGLAIMIVGITGSSAWRAELVTTLSPGETVEGAGYSVTLESVTEGRGPNYSFERGTLLIEEDGQPVTRMFTERRFFPVANQTTTEAGIRTTLLADLYGVIGERGRTPETANAWTVRFFVNPLVPWIWLGALSMVFGGFLSLSDRRHRVGAPRRAANAPPANPPSQPLPAPAE; translated from the coding sequence GTGATCGCCGAGATCGGCCAGTATGTCCTGATCGCCGCCCTCGTACTGGCAGGAATCCAGGCGGTCGTGCCGCTCTGGGGGGCGGCGCGCGGCGCGGCCGGATTGATGGCCCTCGGCGACCGCACGGCCATCGCCCAGGCCGCCGCGTTGCTGATCGCGTTCGCCGCACTCACCCACGGCTTCGTCACCTCTGATTTCTCGCTGTCCGTCGTCTACCAGAACAGCCATTCCCTCAAGCCGCTGCTCTACAAGGTAAGCGGCGTGTGGGGGAACCATGAGGGGTCGATGCTTCTCTGGGTGCTGGTGCTGGCGCTTTTCAGCGCCGCGGTCGCGGTCTGGGGCCGCAACCTGCCGCCGGCGCTCAAGGCGCGCGTTCTATCCATACAGGCGATGATCGGGTTCGCCTTCCTCGCCTTCATCATCTTCACATCGAACCCTTTCACTCGGCTCAGCCCCGCACCACTCGACGGCACGGGCCTGAACCCGCTGCTCCAGGACCCGGGCCTGGCCTTCCACCCGCCGCTGCTCTATCTCGGCTATGTGGGTTTCTCGATGGCCTTCTCCTTCGCGATCGCCGCCCTGATCGAGGGGCGGGTCGATGCCGCCTGGGGCCGCTGGGTCCGCCCCTGGACCCTGGCCGCCTGGACCTTTCTGACCGGCGGCATCGCGCTGGGCAGCTGGTGGGCCTATTACGAGCTCGGCTGGGGCGGCTGGTGGTTCTGGGACCCGGTCGAGAATGCGAGCTTCATGCCCTGGCTGTTCGGCACGGCGCTGCTCCACTCCTCGGTCGTGGTCGAGAAACGCGATGCGTTGAAGAGCTGGACCATTCTGCTGGCGATCCTGACCTTCTCCATGAGCCTGCTCGGGACCTTCCTCGTACGCTCGGGCGTACTGACCTCGGTGCACGCATTCGCGACCGACCCGGAACGCGGTGTGTTCATCCTCGCCATCCTCGCGATCGCCATCGGCGGCGCGCTGACCCTGTTTGCCGTCCGCGCGCCCGGCATGAAAGGCGGCGGCCTGTTCGCGCCGGCCAGCCGCGAGGGCGCGCTTGTTGCCAACAACATGCTGCTGACCCTGGCCGCGGCGACGGTCTTGTTGGGGACGCTTTATCCGCTGATCCTCGAGGCGCTGTCGGGCGGCGAATCACGGGTCTCCGTCGGCCCGCCGTTTTTCAACGCGACCTTCGGCCCGATCATGGTGCCGCTGGTGCTGCTGGTCGCGCTGGGCCCGCTGATGGCATGGAAACGCGGCAATTTGCGCACCGCATCGCACAAGCTCGTCCCGGCCGCCATCGCGGCGATTCTGGCGATCGCGGTGACATTCCTGGCCGTGCCCGATGGCCCCGCGCTGGCGCCCTTCGCCATGGGGCTGGCCGCCTGGCTGGGCGCCGGCACCATCGCCGAGTGGGGCGGGCGCATCAGATTGTTCAGCTCCCCGCCAACCGTAGCCCTGCGCCGCCTGTCCGGCCAGCCGCGCTCGGCGAGCGGCATGAGCCTGGCGCATCTGGGCCTGGCGATCATGATCGTCGGGATCACCGGATCATCGGCCTGGCGTGCCGAGCTTGTAACCACGCTTTCACCGGGCGAAACGGTCGAAGGCGCGGGCTATTCGGTGACGCTCGAATCCGTCACCGAGGGTCGCGGACCCAACTACAGCTTCGAGCGCGGCACGTTGCTGATCGAGGAGGACGGGCAACCGGTGACCAGGATGTTCACCGAGCGCCGATTCTTCCCGGTGGCAAACCAGACGACCACGGAGGCCGGCATCCGTACGACCCTGCTGGCCGACCTGTATGGCGTGATCGGCGAGCGCGGGCGGACGCCCGAGACCGCGAATGCATGGACCGTGCGGTTCTTCGTGAACCCACTCGTCCCGTGGATATGGCTCGGCGCACTGTCCATGGTGTTCGGCGGTTTCCTGTCGTTGAGCGACCGGCGCCACCGGGTCGGCGCCCCGCGTCGCGCGGCGAATGCCCCGCCCGCCAACCCGCCGTCCCAACCCTTGCCGGCTCCCGCCGAGTAG
- the ccmI gene encoding c-type cytochrome biogenesis protein CcmI produces MIFWIILAALTAALVVWIAWPLWRPVAGNMARAEYDTAVYYDQLQELERDRARGLIDDAQTEAARGEIERRLLAAGRAAGLSGDQPRSRRHLTLAAIIAILVPVASGSLYLGLGTPGLPNLPFAARETPPEATGGVVAAARARLQEAEARTVATPNDAQPWFDLGRLRLVSGDIDGAEIALARARELDPARTDIASAHGESLARIAEGLVTPAARQAFEAALSGDPADPRARYFLALADYQAGYEQDALEAWSSLAGDAPADAPWLATVRARVTDTARELGHDPADWLPRDTAATAPGLRGPTDEDIAAAANLDDAERQAMIQGMVDNLAARLEDEPDDLSGWRMLARSWEMLGNPGAAARAYAQAIALDPDHPETLFRAAVTSAESGSLEVAREHFVRLRELIPPEADAHRMVSEAIARLDEDIADDPGR; encoded by the coding sequence ATGATTTTCTGGATCATTCTTGCGGCCCTTACCGCGGCGCTGGTCGTCTGGATCGCCTGGCCGTTGTGGCGCCCGGTTGCGGGCAATATGGCGCGCGCCGAATATGATACCGCTGTCTACTACGACCAGCTTCAGGAACTCGAACGTGATCGCGCACGCGGTCTGATCGACGACGCCCAGACAGAGGCAGCCCGGGGCGAGATCGAACGCCGGCTACTGGCCGCAGGACGCGCCGCCGGTTTGTCGGGGGACCAACCGCGGTCCCGGCGCCATCTGACGCTCGCCGCCATCATCGCCATCCTGGTGCCGGTCGCCAGCGGCTCGCTCTATCTCGGCCTGGGCACACCCGGCCTGCCCAACCTGCCCTTCGCCGCGCGCGAGACGCCCCCCGAAGCGACCGGCGGCGTTGTCGCGGCGGCGCGGGCGCGCCTGCAGGAAGCCGAGGCGCGCACGGTCGCGACACCCAACGACGCCCAACCCTGGTTCGACCTGGGCCGCCTGCGCCTCGTCTCCGGTGACATCGACGGGGCCGAGATCGCGCTGGCGCGCGCCCGTGAACTCGACCCGGCGCGCACCGATATCGCATCCGCGCATGGCGAATCCCTCGCCCGCATCGCCGAAGGACTGGTCACCCCGGCGGCCCGCCAGGCTTTCGAGGCCGCACTCTCGGGCGATCCGGCCGATCCGCGCGCACGATATTTCCTGGCGCTGGCCGATTATCAGGCCGGGTACGAACAGGACGCGCTGGAAGCATGGTCGTCGCTCGCCGGTGACGCACCGGCGGACGCGCCGTGGCTGGCGACGGTCCGCGCGCGCGTCACCGATACCGCACGTGAACTGGGCCACGACCCGGCGGACTGGCTGCCGCGGGATACCGCCGCCACAGCCCCGGGTCTTCGCGGCCCGACCGACGAAGATATCGCCGCGGCCGCGAATCTCGACGACGCCGAACGTCAGGCGATGATTCAGGGCATGGTCGACAATCTGGCCGCGCGCCTCGAAGACGAACCCGACGACCTGTCGGGCTGGCGCATGCTCGCACGCTCGTGGGAAATGCTCGGCAATCCGGGGGCGGCGGCACGAGCCTATGCGCAGGCGATTGCGCTGGACCCGGACCATCCCGAGACGTTGTTCCGGGCCGCCGTCACGTCGGCGGAGTCCGGCAGTCTGGAAGTGGCGCGCGAACATTTCGTGCGCCTGCGCGAGCTGATCCCGCCGGAAGCCGATGCCCATCGCATGGTCAGCGAAGCCATCGCCCGCCTCGACGAGGATATCGCAGATGATCCGGGACGTTGA
- a CDS encoding CBS domain-containing protein — MNVAAILKNKGNGIETIRPDLTVSQACARLTELKIGALVVSEDGRQVDGIISERDVIRHIARAGAEILDLRIADIMIHEVVTCTSEDNIAHLMETMTEHRIRHLPVVEDNELIGLVSIGDVVKHRIRETEHEAEALKAYIAAG, encoded by the coding sequence ATGAACGTTGCAGCAATCCTCAAAAACAAGGGCAATGGCATCGAGACCATACGGCCCGATTTGACGGTGTCACAGGCTTGCGCCCGGCTAACCGAACTCAAGATCGGCGCCCTCGTGGTAAGCGAGGATGGCCGGCAGGTCGACGGCATCATCTCGGAACGCGATGTCATCCGGCATATCGCGCGGGCCGGCGCGGAGATTCTGGACCTGCGGATCGCCGACATCATGATCCACGAGGTCGTCACCTGCACCAGCGAAGACAATATCGCCCATCTGATGGAAACCATGACCGAGCATCGAATCCGGCATCTGCCCGTCGTCGAGGACAATGAACTGATCGGGTTGGTGTCGATCGGCGATGTGGTGAAGCACCGGATCCGGGAAACCGAACACGAGGCCGAGGCCCTCAAGGCCTATATCGCGGCCGGCTAG
- a CDS encoding enoyl-CoA hydratase, with the protein MTTDRIISRREGAIGHIIFNNPERHNAMSLEMWRDGAAVIREFCAAGDVRVIMLSGAGEKAFVAGADISKFGEERDSKAAVDEYNASVKDFQETLTNVPMPTIAKIGGYAIGGGLAIALCCDIRIASDDSRFAVPAAKLGLGYAAAGIERLMQVVGPSFAMEIFYTARQFDADEALTMGLINRVMPRGELEAYCDGYAKRISGNAPLTIRAVKTAVQENLKAPADRDTALCAEQVAACFASQDYIEGRTAFMEKRKPVFTGE; encoded by the coding sequence ATGACCACCGACCGGATCATCAGCCGACGCGAAGGCGCAATCGGCCACATCATTTTCAACAATCCCGAGCGCCACAACGCCATGTCGCTGGAGATGTGGCGCGACGGCGCCGCTGTGATCCGCGAATTCTGTGCGGCGGGCGATGTCCGGGTGATCATGCTGTCCGGGGCGGGCGAGAAGGCCTTCGTCGCCGGCGCGGATATCTCGAAATTCGGCGAAGAGCGGGATTCGAAGGCGGCGGTCGACGAATACAACGCCTCGGTCAAGGACTTCCAGGAGACGCTGACCAATGTGCCCATGCCGACCATCGCGAAGATCGGCGGCTACGCCATCGGCGGCGGCCTGGCGATCGCCCTGTGCTGTGACATCCGCATCGCGTCGGATGATTCGCGCTTCGCCGTTCCGGCCGCCAAGCTCGGCCTGGGTTACGCGGCAGCCGGTATCGAGCGGTTGATGCAGGTCGTCGGGCCTTCCTTTGCGATGGAGATCTTCTATACCGCGCGCCAGTTCGATGCAGACGAGGCGTTGACCATGGGGCTGATCAACCGGGTGATGCCGCGCGGCGAGCTGGAGGCCTATTGCGATGGTTATGCCAAGCGCATCTCCGGCAACGCCCCGCTGACCATCCGGGCGGTAAAGACGGCCGTGCAGGAAAACCTGAAAGCGCCGGCGGACCGGGATACGGCACTCTGCGCCGAACAGGTCGCGGCCTGTTTCGCCAGCCAGGACTATATCGAAGGCCGCACGGCGTTCATGGAGAAGCGCAAGCCGGTTTTCACCGGCGAGTAG
- the ccmE gene encoding cytochrome c maturation protein CcmE — MKRKHRRLMVVAVSLGLLGSAAALVLNAVEDSLVFFYTPSDLAERPAPPANLFRLGGLVEEGSVRTEGATTHFVVTDLNRTIPASYTGVLPDLFREGQGVVAEGTLGPDGRFTASEVLAKHDETYMPKEVADALRESGQWRDGEAAQ, encoded by the coding sequence ATGAAACGCAAGCACCGCCGCCTGATGGTCGTCGCCGTGTCGCTGGGTCTGCTGGGCTCCGCCGCAGCACTCGTCCTGAACGCCGTCGAGGACAGCCTCGTCTTCTTCTACACCCCCTCGGACCTGGCCGAACGCCCCGCACCGCCGGCGAATCTTTTTCGCCTCGGCGGGCTGGTCGAGGAAGGCAGCGTGCGCACCGAGGGTGCCACGACGCATTTCGTCGTTACCGACCTGAACCGGACGATCCCGGCCAGCTACACCGGCGTGCTGCCGGACCTGTTCCGCGAGGGCCAGGGAGTCGTGGCAGAGGGTACGCTGGGACCGGACGGCCGCTTCACGGCCAGCGAGGTGCTGGCCAAGCATGACGAGACCTACATGCCCAAGGAAGTCGCGGACGCCCTGCGCGAAAGCGGGCAGTGGCGCGACGGCGAGGCCGCGCAGTGA
- a CDS encoding 2OG-Fe(II) oxygenase family protein gives MFSDVDRFEFFPTLIWKFQVEPEERPGLNAALGAEITRLVGDRTTTPAGGTWQTGQDLHENPVFAPLAQMIQDAALNVLTDLEIENHDIAITGCWANVNPPGAQHIRHNHPNNFLSGSYYVTAGAGGDRIKFSDPRGQTSVMAPPTQNRNRFNSNNVIMPVAEGDLVMFPGWLDHEVPINQSDADRVSIAFNVMFRNYGEAMSAPMWKSTAAG, from the coding sequence ATGTTTTCCGACGTTGATCGCTTCGAGTTCTTCCCGACGCTGATCTGGAAGTTCCAGGTCGAACCCGAAGAGCGGCCCGGCCTGAATGCGGCGCTGGGCGCCGAAATCACCCGGCTGGTCGGCGACCGCACAACAACCCCCGCCGGCGGCACCTGGCAGACCGGTCAGGATTTGCATGAGAACCCGGTCTTCGCACCGCTGGCACAGATGATTCAGGATGCCGCACTCAATGTGCTGACCGACCTAGAGATCGAGAATCACGACATCGCCATCACCGGCTGCTGGGCCAATGTGAACCCGCCGGGTGCCCAGCATATCCGCCATAATCACCCGAACAATTTCCTGTCAGGCTCCTACTACGTCACGGCGGGTGCGGGCGGCGACCGGATCAAATTCTCCGACCCGCGCGGCCAGACATCGGTCATGGCGCCGCCGACGCAGAACCGCAACCGGTTCAACTCCAACAATGTGATCATGCCGGTGGCCGAGGGCGATCTGGTGATGTTCCCCGGCTGGCTCGATCACGAGGTGCCGATCAACCAGTCGGACGCCGACCGCGTTTCGATTGCGTTCAACGTGATGTTCCGGAATTACGGCGAAGCGATGAGCGCGCCCATGTGGAAGAGCACCGCCGCCGGGTAA
- the ccmD gene encoding heme exporter protein CcmD, with the protein MEDFTAFLSMGGHAAFVWPSLGIATVILAGMAIVSVRRLRRSEAALAAAEAASPNRRRRAGNDT; encoded by the coding sequence GTGGAAGACTTCACAGCATTTCTGAGTATGGGCGGCCACGCCGCCTTCGTCTGGCCGTCGCTGGGAATCGCGACCGTGATCCTGGCGGGCATGGCGATCGTCAGCGTCCGCCGGCTGCGTCGCAGCGAGGCCGCGCTTGCCGCCGCCGAAGCCGCGTCGCCGAACCGACGACGCCGGGCGGGGAACGATACATGA
- a CDS encoding hemolysin family protein — MDSPLLSLLVAVLLLGANAFFVAAEFSLVKAKGFRIDAAAEGGGRSARLTVHMLKHIEPYLAACQLGITMASLGLGWVGEPTVAALLTPVLEPLALSEKTLHTVAFIVGFLVFSSLHIVVGEQVPKTLAIRKAEQMSISLAYPLQVSYLLFYPLTWVLNKASASILRMMGVAEASHADILTDTELRGLVDASAVHGELHVDTAEMIHNVFKFDERSVGRVMIPRIETDVLRLDGPPDASLATMREQGHSRYPVVEGESDNLVGIVLMVDLMHSLLAGQEAPWSNLHIFTREPLVVPETLKVARLFEEMREKRAHMACVVDEYGTFVGLVTLEDLIEEIVGEIADETDISEQVFPVEEKDGHWIAHGLASLADLERDTGFTVPDSLDANTISGFLMAHLQRIPESGDVVEEEGFRFTVEDIKGRRVQRVRIDPMNEATPEGDAADADAPSGAKSDDD, encoded by the coding sequence ATGGATAGTCCACTCTTGAGCCTGCTGGTGGCGGTCCTGCTGCTGGGCGCGAACGCATTTTTCGTCGCCGCCGAATTTTCCCTGGTCAAGGCGAAGGGCTTCAGAATCGACGCCGCCGCCGAAGGGGGCGGTCGCTCGGCGCGCCTGACGGTTCATATGCTCAAGCATATCGAGCCCTATCTGGCCGCCTGCCAGCTCGGTATCACGATGGCTTCCCTGGGCCTCGGTTGGGTGGGTGAACCCACGGTTGCCGCACTGCTCACCCCGGTGTTGGAACCCCTGGCCCTGAGCGAGAAAACCCTGCACACGGTCGCCTTCATCGTCGGGTTTCTGGTGTTCTCGTCCCTGCATATCGTGGTCGGTGAACAGGTGCCGAAGACCCTGGCCATTCGCAAGGCCGAACAGATGTCGATCTCTCTCGCCTATCCGCTGCAGGTCTCCTATCTCCTTTTCTATCCGTTGACCTGGGTTCTGAACAAGGCGTCCGCCTCAATCCTGCGCATGATGGGTGTCGCGGAGGCCTCCCATGCGGACATCCTGACCGATACCGAGCTGCGCGGGCTGGTCGATGCTTCCGCCGTCCATGGCGAACTTCATGTCGACACGGCGGAGATGATCCACAACGTCTTCAAGTTCGATGAACGTTCGGTAGGCCGCGTGATGATTCCGCGGATCGAAACCGACGTGCTCAGGCTCGACGGGCCGCCCGATGCCAGCCTCGCCACGATGCGCGAGCAGGGCCATTCACGCTATCCCGTGGTCGAGGGCGAGTCGGACAATCTTGTCGGTATCGTTCTCATGGTCGACCTGATGCATTCCCTGCTGGCGGGGCAGGAGGCACCCTGGAGCAACTTGCATATCTTCACGCGTGAGCCGCTGGTGGTTCCCGAGACCCTCAAGGTCGCGCGCCTGTTCGAGGAGATGCGCGAGAAGCGCGCCCATATGGCCTGCGTTGTCGATGAATACGGCACCTTCGTCGGCCTGGTTACGCTCGAGGATCTGATCGAGGAGATCGTCGGTGAAATCGCCGATGAAACCGATATCTCCGAGCAGGTCTTCCCGGTCGAGGAAAAGGACGGTCACTGGATCGCCCACGGCCTGGCATCGCTCGCCGATCTTGAGCGCGACACCGGGTTTACGGTGCCCGATTCACTCGATGCCAACACGATCTCCGGTTTCCTGATGGCCCATCTCCAGCGGATCCCCGAATCGGGGGACGTCGTCGAGGAGGAGGGTTTCCGGTTCACGGTCGAGGATATCAAGGGCCGCCGCGTCCAGCGGGTTCGGATTGACCCCATGAACGAAGCGACGCCGGAAGGTGACGCGGCCGACGCGGATGCGCCGTCCGGTGCGAAGTCCGACGACGACTGA
- a CDS encoding DsbE family thiol:disulfide interchange protein has translation MRRFIVILPVLLFAGLLGVMASLLTDGERNNDPSRLPSPLVGKPAPAINLPRVADNIPGGFSTTELIGEVTVVNVFASWCVPCLAEHPLITQLAADGVRVYGINHRDKAADAVTWLRRHGNPYKAIGFDADARASLEWGVTGVPETFIIDAEGVIAYKHAGPITPDILNRKILPKLREVEGG, from the coding sequence ATGCGACGGTTCATCGTCATACTGCCCGTGCTGTTGTTCGCCGGATTGCTGGGGGTCATGGCCTCGCTGCTGACCGACGGCGAACGCAACAACGATCCCTCGCGCCTGCCCTCGCCGCTGGTCGGAAAACCCGCCCCGGCGATAAACCTGCCGCGCGTCGCCGACAACATACCCGGCGGCTTTTCGACCACAGAGCTCATCGGCGAGGTCACGGTCGTCAATGTCTTCGCCTCCTGGTGCGTTCCCTGTCTGGCCGAGCACCCGCTGATCACCCAACTTGCGGCGGACGGCGTGCGGGTCTACGGCATCAACCATCGCGACAAGGCGGCCGATGCCGTCACCTGGCTGCGCCGCCACGGCAATCCCTACAAGGCCATCGGCTTCGATGCCGATGCGCGCGCGTCTCTTGAATGGGGGGTGACGGGTGTCCCCGAAACATTCATCATCGATGCCGAAGGCGTGATTGCCTACAAGCATGCGGGACCGATCACGCCCGACATACTCAATCGGAAAATCCTCCCGAAACTGCGCGAAGTAGAAGGCGGATGA